Part of the Paenarthrobacter sp. JL.01a genome is shown below.
GTGCGCATGATCGTCTCGTTCAGAGACAGCTGGCGATCAAGTTCCTTGGCGGTAGCCGGAGCAGCGGTGAAGTTCACCACGGCGTAGATACCTTCGGACTTCTTCTTGATGTCGTATGCCAGGCGGCGACGGCCCCAGATGTCAACCTTCTCGATGGTTCCACCATCGGTGGTGATGACATTAAGGAACTTCTGAAGCGACGACTCTACGGTACGCTCTTCGACCTCGGGGTCGATGATTACCATCAATTCGTAAGGACGCATATGTGAACCCACCTCCTTTGGGCTAAGCGGTTACGGTATTTCCGTAACAGGAGGTTCATTTGCGATGCTGTGCAGCGCTCCCCCGCCGAAGATTCGGAAGGAGGGCGTAACACAGACTTCAATATCTTAGTGCATCTCCTGCACTCAAAGCTATTCGAGGGGATCCCCGGCGGAAACGGGCTGGTTGCCGTATGTGGATAACCGCTGGGGCGGGCTTGGTGGCAGGGAATACTGGAGCAATGACCATCCTGAAGTCCATCGTCCTCTTCGCCCTGGCCGCAGTGGCCGAGATCGGCGGAGCTTGGCTGATCTGGCAGGCCGTCCGCGAAGGCAAGGCCTGGTGGTGGGCCGGACTTGGCGTGGTGGCCTTGGGAATCTACGGCTTCTTCGCCGCCTTCCAGCCGGAGGCGCACTTTGGCCGGGTGCTTGCTGCGTACGGCGGGGTCTTCATCGCCGGGTCGCTGGCCTGGGGAATGCTGATGGACGGCTTCCGGCCGGACCGCTGGGATGTCATCGGAGCAGCGATCTGCATCGTGGGCGTCGGCGTCATCATGTTCGCGCCGCGGACGGGCGCGTGACGACGGTCGCCCCAGGAAACGACAGAAGCCCTGGAAGATCAACGACCTTCCAGGGCTTCCCTTGGTGCGCGGAGGGGGACTTGAACCCCCACCCCCTTTCGAGGACTAGCACCTCAAGCTAGCGCGTCTGCCATTCCGCCACCCGCGCAAGGTGATCAGGAGAAGCGCTTTCGTTTTTCTCCTTGACAGCGACAAAGACAGTAACACGAACAGGGCCGATTCGCAGATTCCTGTCCAAAGGAAGGCACCCCGTTAGAGTGGCTGGATGGACGCCACCCCGTTGAACAACCTGGTCCTGACCATCGTTATTGCCGCGATTGCCCTCTACGCCTTGTACTTCGTGGTTCGTGCCGGGGTGCGGGATGGCATCCTCCAGGCATCGAAACTCACCGACAAGGCCGGCTCGCCCGGGAACCCCAATGACTAAGGCTGCGGAGAACACCAGGGTCCGGCGCAGCAGGCTGCGCTTTGTCGCCATGCTGGTGGCCGGCACCGCAACCTTCCTCTACACCGGGATAACGGGGAGCTGGGTGGATGCCCCGGCAGTCGGATGGGCGACGGCGGCACTGATTTACGTCGCCTGGGTCTGGTTGGTGATTGCCCGGATGGATCCCGCCGAAACAGAGCAACATGCCACGTCCGAGGACCCATCGCGCGGGGTAACGGACCTCCTGATCCTTATCGCGAACCTGGCCAGTATTGCCGCAGCGGCTGCAGTGATCGTCAACTCCCACTCTGAAGACAACGGGTCCCGGCTTTCATCGGGAGCGCTGGCGCTTGTGTGCGTTGCACTGTCCTGGATGCTGGTGCAGACCCTCTTCACCCTCCGCTACGCCGAGCTCTACTACAGCCCTGCAAAAGACGCAGGAGGACAAGTGGGCGGCATCAGCTTCAACCAGGACCGACGCCCCCAGTACACGGATTTCGCCTACCTGGCCACGAGCCTTGGCATGACCTACCAGGTATCCGACACCAACCTCGAAAACCACCGGATCCGCGCCGAGGCACTGAAGCACAGCCTGCTTTCATACCTGTTCGGCACTGTCGTTCTGGCAGTCACGATCAACCTGGTGATTGGGCTGGCCCAGTAACAAGGAAGGCCAAGCGGGCCGAAATGCACAACGGGGCAGCCGCCGTCGTACGTTGACGGCAGCTGCCCCGCAGCAGAAGAGCGCTTACGACGCCGGTCCGGAACCGATCTCCTCGCGCTCGGCTTCCGCGTTGGTCGCCACAGCGGGGCTGCCGCCCTTTCGGCGATACCGGAACACTCCGATGGCAACCACAACAGCGGCCAGGGCCAGCGACAGGAAAAGCGACTCGCGCGTGGATTCAATGATGACCATGCCGATGACGAGCGCCACGATCGCCCCGATGGCGATCCACGTGAGGTACGGGAAGAACCACATTTTGAGCTCCATGTCCTTTGCGGCTGCCCCCATGCGCTTGCGAAGGATGAGCTGGGAGGTCGCGATGACAAGCCACACGAACAGGGCTATGGCACCGGAGGTGTTCACGAGGAACAGGAAGACAGTGTCCGGGGCAATGTAGTTCAAACCGACCGTAATGAACCCCACCACGGTGGAAGCAAGCACCGCTGCAGCCGGAACACCACGCTTGGAGATCTTCATCCAGGACCTGGGAGCGTCTCCGCGCTGGGAGAGCGAGAACAACATGCGGCTTGCGGTGTAAAGCCCTGAGTTGAGGCAGGAAAGCACCGAGGTAAGCACCACGATGTCCATGATGGTGCCGGCGCCCGGAATGCCATACAGCTCGATGACCGCGACGTACGGGCTCTTGGCAACCGAAGCATCGTTCCACGGCAGGAGGGTCACCACGATGGCGATGGATCCGATGTAGAAGATCAGGATGCGCCAGACAGTGGACTTCACGGCCTTCTTGACGGCATCTACCGGGTTCTCGGATTCGCCCGCGGCGATAGTGGCAATTTCAGCTCCGAAGAAGGAGAAGACCACCACGAGAATGCCCGCGAGCACGGCGCCCGGGCCGTTGGGCATGAAGCCGCCCTGGTCCAGCAGGTTGGCAACTCCCGGCGCGGATACGCCCGGCATCAGCCCCAGGATCGCCACGATTCCCGCGAGGAGGAAGATGACGATCGCGGCGACCTTGATGGAGGCGAACCAGAATTCGAACTCGCCGTAGGACTTCACGGATCCGAGGTTGGTCAGGGTCAAGAGCACCATGAGCACCAAGGCCCAGACCCACTGATCGACGCCGGGAACCCAGCGGTGCATGATGGCAGCTCCCGCCGTTGCCTCAATACCGAGGACGATGATCCAAAACCAGGCATAGAGCCAGCCAATACTGAACCCCGCCCAGCGGCCAAGGGCCTTGTCGGCGTATGTGGAAAAAGATCCCGTTTCGGGGTTGGCAGCAGCCATCTCCCCCAACATGCGCATGACAAGGATGACTACCAAGCCTGCAGCCAAGTAAGCGAGCAGGATGCCGGGGCCGGCCTGCTGGATGGCCGCGCCGGAGCCCACGAACAGTCCGGCTCCAATGACGCCGGCAATCGCGATCATGGAGAGGTGGCGGGGCTTCAGGGATTTTGAAAGCTGTTGGTCAGCGTGCATCGAACGTCGCCGTCCTTTGTGTTCTTGGAAAGGCCCCCGTTGGGTGTGCGGTGGACCACTTGGCTTACCCACAGTAGCCAGCACCCATCGTCAGCATCCTGTGCAAACTTACATTTTGCGCTTCCGCAAAACGGCGCGATGCACAAAAAGTATGATTTTAAGCATCAGATGTTTACCAGGGAGCACAATCGAAACGAGCCTGAAACGACCCCTTGAGGCTTGCGGCCGTGGCTCGGATCACACAGCCGTAGCGAAGAAGCCCTCCACCACCCGCGCCAAGGAGTACGGATCCTGCACGCCACACAGCTCCCGGGCCGAGTGCATGGACAGCAGCGGGATACCCACGTCGACGGTCCGGATGCCCAGCCGCGTCGCGGTCAGCGGCCCAATGGTCGAACCACACGGGATGTCGTTGTTGGACACGAACTCCTGGTAGGCGACACGCGACTCATCGCAGAGGCGCGCCCAGAAGGCAGCGCCCGTGGCATCCGTGGCGTAGCGCTGGTTGGCATTGATCTTCAACAAGGGTCCGCCGTTGAGCAGTGGACGGTTTGCGGGATCGTGCCGCTCTGCATAGTTCGGGTGGACTGCGTGGCCGGCGTCCGCGGAAACACAGAACGACGCCGAGAGGGCCTGCCGCCGTTGGCTCACCGAAGCGCCGAGACCGTCGGAAATCCTGGTCAGGATGTCCTCCAGAATCGGCCCGCAGGCGCCGGAACGGGAGTTCGAGCCGATCTCCTCATGATCAAAGGCGGCAAGAACAGCGATGGGACCGTCGGCGGGGGCGGAAGCAGCATGGCCCAGCAGAGCCGCCAACCCAGCGTGCGTCGACGAAAGGTTGTCCAAGCGGCCGGAGGCGAAGAACTCACTGCTGGCCCCGAAAACTGCCGGTGCCTGCGTATCTGCCACCACGACGTCGTACCCGCCAATTTCCGAAGCATCCACGGAGGCGCCTTGGACGCGCGAGGCAAGCAGACCGAGCAGGTCTTCCCCGGCGGGGTCGCCCAAACCAAAGATCGGGTTCATGTGCTGCTGCTTTGAAAGGGTGAGGCCGTCGTTAACCGCACGGTCCAAATGAATGGCCAACTGGGGAAAGCGCAGCAGTGGCCCGGTGGACGTGAGGTGCTGCGTCCCGTCGCGCATCACCAATCGGCCGGCGAGCTGCAGTTCACGGTCCAGCCATGAATTCAGGAGAGGCCCGCCGTAAACCTCCACCCCTGCCTGGAGCCAGCCGAATTTGCCCGTGGTGGGCTTCGGCTTCAATTTGAACGACGGCGAGTCTGTGTGCGCGCCAAGGATGTTGAAAGCCGTGGTCGGACCGGCGTTTTCCGGCGTCACCCAGGCAATGAGGGCGCCGTCGCGGATCACGTAGAAGCTGCCGGAACCACCTTCCCAGGCCTGTGCTTCATCAAGGCCGACAAAGCCGGCAGCGTCGAGGCGACGCGCGGCCTCGTGTACTGCGTGAAAACTCGACGGCGAGGCCGACACATACGCGGCGAGATCCTGGACATG
Proteins encoded:
- the rpsF gene encoding 30S ribosomal protein S6 translates to MRPYELMVIIDPEVEERTVESSLQKFLNVITTDGGTIEKVDIWGRRRLAYDIKKKSEGIYAVVNFTAAPATAKELDRQLSLNETIMRTKIIRPEDQKVVAE
- a CDS encoding YnfA family protein, whose amino-acid sequence is MTILKSIVLFALAAVAEIGGAWLIWQAVREGKAWWWAGLGVVALGIYGFFAAFQPEAHFGRVLAAYGGVFIAGSLAWGMLMDGFRPDRWDVIGAAICIVGVGVIMFAPRTGA
- a CDS encoding DUF1345 domain-containing protein — protein: MTKAAENTRVRRSRLRFVAMLVAGTATFLYTGITGSWVDAPAVGWATAALIYVAWVWLVIARMDPAETEQHATSEDPSRGVTDLLILIANLASIAAAAAVIVNSHSEDNGSRLSSGALALVCVALSWMLVQTLFTLRYAELYYSPAKDAGGQVGGISFNQDRRPQYTDFAYLATSLGMTYQVSDTNLENHRIRAEALKHSLLSYLFGTVVLAVTINLVIGLAQ
- a CDS encoding amino acid permease, with the protein product MHADQQLSKSLKPRHLSMIAIAGVIGAGLFVGSGAAIQQAGPGILLAYLAAGLVVILVMRMLGEMAAANPETGSFSTYADKALGRWAGFSIGWLYAWFWIIVLGIEATAGAAIMHRWVPGVDQWVWALVLMVLLTLTNLGSVKSYGEFEFWFASIKVAAIVIFLLAGIVAILGLMPGVSAPGVANLLDQGGFMPNGPGAVLAGILVVVFSFFGAEIATIAAGESENPVDAVKKAVKSTVWRILIFYIGSIAIVVTLLPWNDASVAKSPYVAVIELYGIPGAGTIMDIVVLTSVLSCLNSGLYTASRMLFSLSQRGDAPRSWMKISKRGVPAAAVLASTVVGFITVGLNYIAPDTVFLFLVNTSGAIALFVWLVIATSQLILRKRMGAAAKDMELKMWFFPYLTWIAIGAIVALVIGMVIIESTRESLFLSLALAAVVVAIGVFRYRRKGGSPAVATNAEAEREEIGSGPAS
- a CDS encoding M18 family aminopeptidase, whose amino-acid sequence is MPSNASAAVDHVQDLAAYVSASPSSFHAVHEAARRLDAAGFVGLDEAQAWEGGSGSFYVIRDGALIAWVTPENAGPTTAFNILGAHTDSPSFKLKPKPTTGKFGWLQAGVEVYGGPLLNSWLDRELQLAGRLVMRDGTQHLTSTGPLLRFPQLAIHLDRAVNDGLTLSKQQHMNPIFGLGDPAGEDLLGLLASRVQGASVDASEIGGYDVVVADTQAPAVFGASSEFFASGRLDNLSSTHAGLAALLGHAASAPADGPIAVLAAFDHEEIGSNSRSGACGPILEDILTRISDGLGASVSQRRQALSASFCVSADAGHAVHPNYAERHDPANRPLLNGGPLLKINANQRYATDATGAAFWARLCDESRVAYQEFVSNNDIPCGSTIGPLTATRLGIRTVDVGIPLLSMHSARELCGVQDPYSLARVVEGFFATAV